GCGATGGCGTCGTGGCCGAGGTAGGGGGTGCCCTCGTGGACCAGCCGGGCGCCGGAGTGTTCGACGACGACGACCTCTTCCTGGGCCCGGTCGGTCCGGCCGGCTGCTCGTTGCACGGCCTGCCAGCCGAGTGGGAGGAGGGTGGTGGTCGTCCAGGTGAGGGCGGTGAGGGCCGCGCGGGCGGAGGTACCGGCCAGGGGGCTGTCGGGGTGGCGTCGGCGGGCGAGGAGCTGGCCGGCCGCGAGGAGGGCCGCGACCAGGTAGCCGATGCCGGCTACCGCGCCCCAGGCCCGGTGGGGCGAGAGGGTGGAGGTGACGGCGGTGATTCCGGCGAAGGCGGCCGAGACGGCGTAGAAGCCGAGGTCGAGGGGGAGTCCGCCGGCCACGCCGTCGATCGTCTGCCAGGTCCGTCGGGCGCGTGGGGCGGGCGGCGGTGGCGGCCCGATGGTGGGCACCGGGCTGCTGCGGGGTACGGGCCGACTGGTCACGCGGGTGAGTGTGGCAGACGGTCCGTCCGGTTCCGTCCGTTCGCTCGGCGGCCGGGGGCGAGGCGGATCACCGCGCCGGCGTCGTGCAGGGGTGGGGCGAGGGTGCCGGGGCGGCCGCCGGCCCCCCGGTGCAGGGCGGCGAGGAATCGGCTGGCGGGCATCGGACGGGCGAAGAGGTGGCCCTGGCCGGCGAGGCAGCCGAGTTCCCAGAGTGCGCGGCGCTGCGGTTCGCTCTCCACGCCCTCGGCGACGACGGTGAGGTCGAGGCTGCGGCCGAGGTCGAGGGTGGAACGGATGACGGCGGTCGCCTCGGCGGAGCTCTCCATGTCGGTGACGAAGGTCCGGTCGATCTTGATTTCGTGGACCGGGATCCGGGAGAGCAGGGAGAGCGACGAGTAGCCGGTGCCGAAGTCGTCCAGGGCGAGGCGGACGCCCTCGTCGCGGAGCCGGCCGAGGACCCGGTCGACGATGTCGAGTTGGCTGAGCGTGAGGTTCTCGGTCAGTTCCAGCATCAGCCGGTCGGGGGGGAGGTCGTGGGCGCGTAGCCGGGCGAGGACCGAGCCGGGGAAACGGGCGTCGAGCAGGCTGCGTGGGGAGACGTTGACCGCGACCGGGATGTCGAAGCCGGCTTCCCGCCAGCTCACCAGGGCGAGGAGGGCCTGGTCGAGGACGGCCTCGGCGAAGGCGGGAAGGAGACCGGAGCGTTCCACGGCTTCGATGAAGCGGGCCGGGTCGACGGTGCCGTTGGTGGGGTGGTGCCAGCGGGCGAGCGCCTCGGCGCCGACCACCTCGCCGGTGGCGAGGTCGACGATGGGTTGGAAGTTGACCGCGAACTCGTGGTCGGCGACGGCCCGGGGCAGGTCGCCGCCGAGGGCGAGCCGACCGAGGTCGGCGGTGTCCCGGGCCGGGGTGTAGCTGGCGATTCGTTGGCCGTTGCGTTTGGCCTGGTACATGGCGACGTCGGCGCGGCGGAGCAGTTCGGCCATGCCGCCGGTGCTGGGTGCGGCGGCGATGCCGCCGCTGGCCTCGACGCTGATCCGCATGCCGTCGAGGTCGAAGGGTTCGTGCAGGGCGGTGAGCAGGGCCTCGGTGCGGTGGGCGGCCATCGCCGGGGCGGGCAGGCCGCGTAGGAGGACGGCGAACTCGTCGCCGCCGAGCCGGGCCACCAGGTCGTCGTCCCGGGTCGCCTCGCGCAGTCGGGCGGCCACCTGCACCAGGATCCGGTCGCCGGCGGCGTGGCCGAGGGTGTCGTTGATCTCCTTGAAGTGGTTCAGGTCGATCAGCGCGAGGGCGGTGACGCCGTCGGCGTGGCGTCCGTTGAGCTGGGCGCTGCCCTGGTCGAGCAGGTGTCGTCGGTTGGCCAGGCCGGTGAGGGCGTCGTGGGTGGCGGCGTAGGCGTGGTCGGCGGCGGCGCGGGCCAGTTCGGCGTACGCCTGGGCGTTGCGGACGGCCGTGCACAGGGCCGAGGCGAAGGTGCGCAGGGTGTACTGCTCGCGTTCGGTGAGGCGTACCGGGCCGCGGAAGCGTAGCCGCAGGACGCCGACCTCGAGGCCTCGCTCGTGTCCTTCGAGGGGGATGGGGACGACCGCGCCGTCGACGGTGGTGGGTTCGCCGATCGGTCCGTCGTGGGTGATCGTGTGGCTGTTGCCGCGGACGCTGCGCGGGCCGTCGTGCAGTTCGACCTCCACTTCGTCGGCGGAGAAGAGTTCGGCGGCCTGGGTGACCGCGGTGGTGAGCACCCGGTCGAGGTCCACCGAGTTGAGCGCGTCGGTGGTGCGGGCGAGCCGTTGCCAGGCCTGCTGCTCGGTGCGGGTCTGGATGCGGTGTGAGTAGGCCAGGTGCAGGCTGAGGACGAGCGGCGGTACGGCCAGCAGCAGCCGGGTGTCGGCCTGGAGGATGACCAGGGTGCAGAGGGCGACTGCGAATCGCACCGCGAAGCCGACGAGGCGCAGGTCGAGGTTGCTGCGGAACTGGCGGGAGATGCGGGTGCGGGAGGCGAGCGCGATGACCGGGATGGCGAGCAGGTCGTCCACGAGGGCGGCGGCGAGGTAGGCGACGGCCACCGGGACGACGAGGCCGGCGACCCCGGCCGGGGGCCAGGACCAGTCGAACGCGACGAGGACGAGGCCGGCGGTCCCGGCGACCAGCACGTTCTTGCCGATGCCGAAGGCCATCTTGATGGCGGGCAGCTTGCGGGAACCCAGGGCGACGCCGAGACCGGTGCAGAGAATCACCCACGGTGTGGGGGCGACCGCCACACCGATGATGATTGCCATTTCGTTCCAACTGATCGAATGGGTGGTCGACCGGATACGAATTCGTGCCTTCGTCGACGCGCTGAGGAAGATCAGCACGGTCAGCATCGCCAGCATCGCGACGTCACCGGCTGTCGTCGGGAGTCGGGTGAGCACGGCGACCCAGACCGCCGCCACCTCGGTCCCTGCCGCCAGCACGACGACGAGACCGACAAGCAGTCGAAGCTGCCGATCGGTCTCATTCATGTGTCGCCTGAGAACAGCCACAGTACTTCCCCGGGGTTCGCTGGCCTGTGCAGCGTACCGCAGGGAATCTTCGCTTCCCGGGTCTAATTCACTCCCACTCGCTGCCACGCATGGCTCCGACCCTTTCTGCCCTCCGGCCCCTGGTGGGGTGCCGGCTCTGCCTGCTCTACCAGCAGCTTAGGGGAGGGTATGGCAAGTTAGGTACGATAAATGTCGCTATATGCAACATTAGTTAAGAGTCTGGCCTTTTGTTACTTTCTGTCCATCTGCCCTGAGCGGAGCGGGGCCGCCCGCTTTCGCTCCGCATACAAACTGTCGCCCGATGCTGCCGAATGCACACCGGCGGGTCGGGTGAGTGCGCCGCACCTTGTGGCGGACCATCGGTAACCGTCCGGACACTGAGGGCCAGAGAAGCGTCGACCCAACTCGTCAATGGCGGTCATTGCGGGATACTCCATGATCCTCCGGAATTGCCCGGGAAGCGGAGAGTAATCGCCAGTACGGTCATCGTGTGGAGTGGGCGGACGGTCACAGCGACCCGGTTCGGGACACCTGTTGCCGTGTATCTTCGGCCAATAACCCGGTATCGGGAAAGAGCGACGAGAGTGACCCTCTCCACTGCCGCCACCGTCCCACCCGGGCCAGGCCGCCACCGGACCATCCAGGCCAGGCCGCCACCGGACCATCCAGGCCAGGCCGCCACCGGACCATCCAGGCCAGGCCGACGCAGTCCCACCCTGGCCGGCCGATGCCGGAGCCCGGGACGGGTCTGCCGGGCCGCACCGGGACGTCGTACCGGGGATAGGCTCACGGGCGTGACCGAACCCGCCCAGCTCACGCACCTCGACCCGGCGGGCGCGGCCCGCATGGTCGACGTCTCCGCCAAGCCGGTCTCCGGCCGCCGGGCCGTCGCCGCCGGACGGCTGCGGACCACCCCCGAGGTGATCGGGCTGCTCCGCCGGGACGGACTACCCAAGGGCGACGCGCTCGCCGTGGGTCGCCTCGCCGGCATCATGGGCGCCAAGCGCACCCCGGAGCTGATCCCGCTCTGCCACCCGATCGCCCTGCACGGGGTGACCGTGGACTTCGAGCTGACCGACGACACGGTGGAGATCACCGCGACCGCGCGGACCGCAGACCGGACCGGCGTCGAGATGGAGGCGCTCACCGCGGTCGCCACCGCCGGGCTCGCCCTGGTCGACATGGTCAAGGCCGTCGACCCGGCGGCCTCCGTGGATGCGGTACGCGTACTCCGCAAAGAAGGCGGCAAGACCGGCGACTGGCTGCGGCCGGCGGACCGACCGTGATCCGGGCCCGCGTGATCGTGGCGTCCAACCGGGCCGCCGCCGGGGTGTACGCCGACACCAGTGGCCCGATCCTCGTCGGCGGCCTGCGCGAACTCGGCTGCGCGGTCGACGACCCGGTGGTGGTGCCCGACGGCGAACCGGTCGGGCAGGCGTTGCGCAGCGCGGTCGCCGACGGGCTGGATGTGGTGCTGACCAGCGGCGGCACCGGCGTCACCCCCACCGACCGGACCCCGGACGTCACCCGCGCTGTGCTCGACTACGAGATTCCCGGGATCGCGGAGGCGATCCGGGCGTACAGCAGGGGCACCGTACCCACCTCGGTGCTCTCCCGGGGCCTCGCCGGGGTGGCCGGGCGGACCCTGGTGGTGAACCTCCCCGGCTCCACCGGTGGGGCCCGCGACGGGCTGGCCGTGCTCGGCCCGATCCTCGCCCACACCGTCGACCAACTGCGCGGCGGCGACCACTGACCGGCCCGGCAGCCGGGCCAAGGCGGGAAAAGCGCACCCCACGGCCCCGATAGGGTGGTCCGTGTGAGCGCGACACGTGAGCCGAGCGGGACCGCTGCCGCCGTGGAGGACCCGGCCGGCGCGACCTTGCCGGTCGGCTGGGAGGAAGCCCGCGCCCGGGTCTACGCGGCCGGCCGGGACGCCGCGCTTTCCGTGGTCACCCGACCGCTCGCCGAGGCCGACGGGCACACCCTCGCCGAGCCGCTGACCCCCCGTACCGACCTGCCCGCCTTTCCGACCTCCAGCGTGGACGGCTGGGCGGTACGCGGCCCCGGACCGTGGCGGATCGTCGGCCGGGTGCTCGCCGGCAGCACCCCGGAGCCGTTGACCGGGGACGGCACGACGGTCGAGATCGCGACCGGCGCGATGGTGCCCGAGGGCACCTCCGCCATCCTGCGGATCGAGGAGTCCACGCGTACCGCCGACGGTCGGGTGGCCGGGACGCCCCGGCCGGCCCCCGAGTGGCGTCCGACCGGCGAGGAGGCGCGGGCCGGGGAGGAACTCCTGCCCGCCGGCACCCCGGTCGACCCGGGACTGATCGGGCTGGCCGCCTCCTGCGGCCACGATTCCCTACCTCTGCGCCGGCCACCCCGGGCCGGGTTGATCGTCTTCGGCGACGAACTGCTCACCGCCGGCCCACCCGGTGCCGGCCGGGTCCGCGACGCGCTCGGCCCGGCCGTGCCGGCCTGGCTGCGGCGGTACGGCTGCCAGGTGCGTCCCGCCGACGTGGTCGGCCCGGTCGCCGACACGCTCCCGGCCCACGTGGCCGCCCTGCGCGCCGCCCTGACCGGGACCGATCCGACCGGGGCAGCCCTGACCGGCGCCGATCCGACAGGGGCCGACCTGGTCTGCACCACCGGCGGGACGATGCACGGACCGGTGGACCACCTGCACCCCGCCCTCCAGGCCCTAGGCGCCGACTACGTGGTCAACACCGTGGCGGTCCGGCCCGGCTTCCCGATGCTTCTGGCCCGGCTGGTCGGCGACGACGGCCGGGCCCGCTTCGTCGCCGGGCTGCCCGGCAACCCGCAGTCGGCGATCGTCGCGCTGGTCTCGCTGGTGGCTCCGCTGCTCGCCGGCCTCCAGGGCCGACCGATGCCGGTGCTGCCGTACGCCACCCTGGCCGCGCCGATCCGAGGCCGGGGCTCCTACACCCACCTGGCCCTGGTCCGGCTGGACGCCACCACCGGCACCGCCCACCCGGTACGGCACGTCGGCTCGGCGATGCTGCGCGGACTGGCCGGCGCCGACGGGTTCGCGGTGATCCGGCCGGACACCACCGGGGAGACCGGGGCGCGGGTACCGGTCGTGCCGTTGCCACTGCTGCCCGGGGAGCGTACGTCGTGACCGTCCAGCCGACCGCCGACCGTACGGTGATCGCCGAGGTCACCACCGCGCCGCTGGATGTCGCCGCGCACGAGGCGGCGGTCGTCGACCGGCGGGCCGGCGCCGTGGTCACCTTCCAGGGGGTGGTCCGCGACCACGACCACGGCCGATCGGTACGCGCGCTGGAGTACGAGGGGC
The nucleotide sequence above comes from Micromonospora pallida. Encoded proteins:
- a CDS encoding putative bifunctional diguanylate cyclase/phosphodiesterase encodes the protein MNETDRQLRLLVGLVVVLAAGTEVAAVWVAVLTRLPTTAGDVAMLAMLTVLIFLSASTKARIRIRSTTHSISWNEMAIIIGVAVAPTPWVILCTGLGVALGSRKLPAIKMAFGIGKNVLVAGTAGLVLVAFDWSWPPAGVAGLVVPVAVAYLAAALVDDLLAIPVIALASRTRISRQFRSNLDLRLVGFAVRFAVALCTLVILQADTRLLLAVPPLVLSLHLAYSHRIQTRTEQQAWQRLARTTDALNSVDLDRVLTTAVTQAAELFSADEVEVELHDGPRSVRGNSHTITHDGPIGEPTTVDGAVVPIPLEGHERGLEVGVLRLRFRGPVRLTEREQYTLRTFASALCTAVRNAQAYAELARAAADHAYAATHDALTGLANRRHLLDQGSAQLNGRHADGVTALALIDLNHFKEINDTLGHAAGDRILVQVAARLREATRDDDLVARLGGDEFAVLLRGLPAPAMAAHRTEALLTALHEPFDLDGMRISVEASGGIAAAPSTGGMAELLRRADVAMYQAKRNGQRIASYTPARDTADLGRLALGGDLPRAVADHEFAVNFQPIVDLATGEVVGAEALARWHHPTNGTVDPARFIEAVERSGLLPAFAEAVLDQALLALVSWREAGFDIPVAVNVSPRSLLDARFPGSVLARLRAHDLPPDRLMLELTENLTLSQLDIVDRVLGRLRDEGVRLALDDFGTGYSSLSLLSRIPVHEIKIDRTFVTDMESSAEATAVIRSTLDLGRSLDLTVVAEGVESEPQRRALWELGCLAGQGHLFARPMPASRFLAALHRGAGGRPGTLAPPLHDAGAVIRLAPGRRANGRNRTDRLPHSPA
- the moaC gene encoding cyclic pyranopterin monophosphate synthase MoaC, translated to MTEPAQLTHLDPAGAARMVDVSAKPVSGRRAVAAGRLRTTPEVIGLLRRDGLPKGDALAVGRLAGIMGAKRTPELIPLCHPIALHGVTVDFELTDDTVEITATARTADRTGVEMEALTAVATAGLALVDMVKAVDPAASVDAVRVLRKEGGKTGDWLRPADRP
- a CDS encoding MogA/MoaB family molybdenum cofactor biosynthesis protein — protein: MIRARVIVASNRAAAGVYADTSGPILVGGLRELGCAVDDPVVVPDGEPVGQALRSAVADGLDVVLTSGGTGVTPTDRTPDVTRAVLDYEIPGIAEAIRAYSRGTVPTSVLSRGLAGVAGRTLVVNLPGSTGGARDGLAVLGPILAHTVDQLRGGDH
- a CDS encoding molybdopterin molybdotransferase MoeA, whose protein sequence is MEDPAGATLPVGWEEARARVYAAGRDAALSVVTRPLAEADGHTLAEPLTPRTDLPAFPTSSVDGWAVRGPGPWRIVGRVLAGSTPEPLTGDGTTVEIATGAMVPEGTSAILRIEESTRTADGRVAGTPRPAPEWRPTGEEARAGEELLPAGTPVDPGLIGLAASCGHDSLPLRRPPRAGLIVFGDELLTAGPPGAGRVRDALGPAVPAWLRRYGCQVRPADVVGPVADTLPAHVAALRAALTGTDPTGAALTGADPTGADLVCTTGGTMHGPVDHLHPALQALGADYVVNTVAVRPGFPMLLARLVGDDGRARFVAGLPGNPQSAIVALVSLVAPLLAGLQGRPMPVLPYATLAAPIRGRGSYTHLALVRLDATTGTAHPVRHVGSAMLRGLAGADGFAVIRPDTTGETGARVPVVPLPLLPGERTS